The proteins below are encoded in one region of Apium graveolens cultivar Ventura chromosome 4, ASM990537v1, whole genome shotgun sequence:
- the LOC141718374 gene encoding uncharacterized protein LOC141718374, translated as MKLNPQNCVFGVESGKFLGLNVNHRGIEANPTKIRALVDMKSPTSVKQVQNLTGRIAALNRFVSKSSDRCKEFFKEIKGMRKDFVWTPDCEEAFLKIKEQLGNPPMLAKPEDGETLIHYLAVSEYSVSAVLVKEEASHQWPVYYAHRIEVRTAYPLRHILHKPESSGRMLKWAVELGQFDLEYCPRTTIKGQALADFILEFDSEVDDKAIVLAKSSSRGKSPGGKRVELLHPWWILHVNGAVNNSGSGVGIILVTPEGHHLMSAIHFKFYVTNNDAEYEALINSLKLALEVGVVNLIVLSDSELVVNQVNGGFQARGPWTELYMRYAQRRLERFGNARLESVPREENSNANALAKMGSQMNSVQFGQIPLGIQEIPSILEIEVFQTQEIPRESWMTPIHNYI; from the exons ATGAAGCTGAACCCTCAAAATTGTGTATTCGGTGTCGAGTCGGGAAAATTTTTGGGACTCAATGTTAACCACcgaggaattgaggccaacccgaCAAAAATCAGGGCTCTGGTGGACATGAAATCTCCCACCAGCGTCAAGCAAGTGCAGAACCTGACAGGAAGGATTGCAGCCCTAAATCGATTTGTCTCAAAATCATCGGATAGGTGCAAAGAATTCTTCAAGGAAATCAAAGGAATGAGGAAGGATTTTGTGTGGACCCCAGATTGTGAAGAGgcttttctgaaaatcaaagagCAGTTAGGAAATCCTCCAATGTTGGCCAAGCCGGAAGACGGAGAGACATTGATTCATTACTTGGCAGTATCTGAATACTCTGTCAGCGCGGTGTTGGTGAAGGAGGAAGCAAGCCACCAGTGGCCCGTGTACTAT GCTCACCGAATAGAAGTTCGCACTGCTTATCCGCTCCGGCATATTCTACACAAACCTGAATCGTCGGGGAGAATGTTAAAATGGGCGGTAGAGCTAGGACAATTCGATTTGGAATATTGTCCTCGCACGACAATCAAGGGACAGGCGTTGGCTGATTTCATACTTGAGTTTGATTCTGAAGTAGATGACAAGGCCATAGTGTTGGCGAAATCTTCCTCGCGAGGAAAATCTCCTGGTGGTAAAAGGGTGGAACTCCTACACCCTTGGTGGATCTTACATGTCAATGGGGCCGTAAATAACAGTGGATCAGGTGTCGGGATTATCTTGGTCACTCCGGAGGGGCACCATTTGATGAGTGCTATCCATTTCAAATTTTATGTCACTAACAATGACGCTGAGTATGAAGCTTTGATCAACAGTCTGAAATTAGCTCTGGAGGTGGGGGTTGTGAATCTGATAGTTCTGAGTGACTCTGAATTAGTTGTGAACCAAGTGAACGGAGGTTTCCAGGCCCGAGGACCATGGACGGAGTTATACATGAGATATGCGCAACGCCGATTGGAAAGATTTGGAAATGCCAGGCTAGAAAGTGTTCCGAGAGAAGAAAATAGTAATGCAAATGCTTTGGCCAAGATGGGATCACAGATGAACAGCGTCCAATTTGGACAAATCCCTTTGGGAATCCAAGAAATCCCGAGTATTCTAGAGATAGAGGTGTTCCAGACACAAGAAATTCCGCGAGAAAGCTGGATGACCCCCATTCATAACTATATTTAA